One Lycium barbarum isolate Lr01 chromosome 5, ASM1917538v2, whole genome shotgun sequence genomic window carries:
- the LOC132640452 gene encoding translocase of chloroplast 34-like, with amino-acid sequence MASQVIREWVGFQQFPAATQSKLLQLIGKLKQESGSTLTVLVMGKVGVGKSSTVNSILGERAVAVSAFQSETPRPVMVSRSSEGFILNIIDTPGLVEGGYVNDQALDLIKRFLLNKTIDVLLYVDRLDTYRVDNLDRQVVKAITDSFGKEIWRRGLVVLTHAQVSPPDGLSYDEFTSRRSEALSKIVRLGARIRKQEVKASSIPVVCVENSGRCNKNDNDEKILPNGTAWIPNIVQTMTEVVLTDSRSILVDQKLIDGPNPNNKGKMLIPLIAAFQYFFVVKTIQKWIKNDIARESRPSWA; translated from the exons ATGGCATCTCAGGTGATAAGAGAATGGGTCGGATTCCAACAGTTTCCTGCGGCCACTCAATCAAAGTTACTTCAATTGATAGGAAAATTGAAGCAGGAG AGTGGAAGTACATTGACAGTCCTAGTAATGGGGAAAGTTGGTGTTGGAAAATCTTCGACAGTTAACTCAATTTTAGGGGAAAGAGCAGTTGCTGTCAGTGCGTTTCAG TCAGAAACTCCAAGACCAGTGATGGTTTCACGTTCATCGGAAGGATTTATATTGAACATTATCGACACCCCTGGGCTGGTCGAAGGGGGATATGTCAATGACCAGGCTCTTGATCTCATAAAGAG GTTCCTCTTGAACAAGACAATTGATGTTTTGCTCTATGTGGATCGTCTTGATACATATAGAGTGGATAATTTGGATAGGCAGGTTGTGAAGGCCATAACAGATAGTTTCGGCAAGGAAATATGGCGTAGAGGACTTGTGGTCCTCACACATGCTCAGGTCTCCCCTCCTGATGGATTGAGTTATGACGAGTTCACTTCGAGAAGATCAGAGGCGCTTTCCAAAATTGTCCGCCTGGGAGCTCGAATTAGGAAACAAGAGGTTAAG GCTTCTTCAATTCCTGTTGTTTGCGTTGAGAACAGTGGGAGATGTAACAAGAATGACAACGACGAAAAG ATTCTTCCAAATGGAACTGCTTGGATACCCAACATAGTCCAAACTATGACCGAGGTTGTCTTGACTGACAGCAGGAGTATCTTGGTTGATCAAAAATTGATCGATGGACCAAATcccaacaataaaggcaaaatgCTGATTCCTCTTATCGCAGCATTCCAG TATTTCTTTGTTGTGAAAACGATCCAGAAGTGGATCAAGAATGATATTGCAAGAGAGAGCAGACCTTCATGGGCGTAA
- the LOC132640453 gene encoding ATP synthase subunit delta', mitochondrial-like encodes MLRHASRCLTRATTTTLRWRRPFSSDLQSEHVADPNFVEAWKKVIPNVEPPKTPSAFMATRPATPSSIPTKLTVNFVLPYSSELAGKEVDMVIIPATTGQMGVLPGHVATIAELKPGVLSVHEGNDVTKYFVSGGFAFVHANSFADIIAIEAVPVDRIDPNLVQKGLTEFTQKLSTASTDVEKAEAQIGVDVHSALNAALTG; translated from the exons ATGTTGCGACACGCGTCCCGATGTCTAACCAGAGCCACCACCACAACTCTTCGGTGGCGCCGCCCATTTTCAAGCGATCTACAATCGGAACACGTGGCAGATCCAAACTTCGTTGAAGCATGGAAGAAAGTAATTCCAAATGTTGAACCACCGAAAACTCCATCAGCATTCATGGCTACTAGGCCCGCTACTCCTTCCTCCATTCCAACTAAGCTTACTGTCAATTTTGTTCTTCCTTACTCTTCCGAATTGGCCGGTAAAGAG GTTGATATGGTTATTATCCCTGCAACTACAGGACAGATGGGTGTTTTACCTGGACATGTAGCGACAATTGCTGAGCTGAAGCCTGGTGTCTTATCAGTTCACGAGGGCAACGATGTGACCAAGTACTTTGTGAGTGGCGGATTTGCATTTGTTCATGCAAATTCTTTTGCGGATATTATCGCTATTGAAGCTGTACCAGTTGACCGCATTGATCCGAACTTGGTTCAAAAGGGCCTCACTGAGTTCACTCAGAAGTTAAGCACTGCATCAACCGATGTAGAAAAAGCTGAAGCCCAGATTGGAGTTGATGTACACAGTGCCCTTAATGCTGCTCTCACTGGTTAA
- the LOC132642286 gene encoding metacaspase-1-like: MVNFVECTTCHTTLQLPHGAQSIRCTVCHAVIARTTSGAQRRDRFLAYMNHYVPPSVGRIPLPGPTQLPSAFGRKRALIIGITYKRTKNELKGCINDAKCMKYLLVNRFKFPQESVLMLTEEERDPYRIPTKYNIRMAMHWLMQGVQAGDSLVFHYSGHGLQQRNYTGDEVDGYDETLCPSDFQTQGMIVDNELNATLVRPLPHGAKLHAIIDSCHSGTMLDLPYFCRMDRTGRYAWEDHRPRSGAWKGTSGGEVISFSGCDDHQKSADTDSLSKVISTGAMTFSFIQAIERGQGATYGSILNAIRSSIRGSDSDLGGKIVSSLLSMLITGGSFSIGMRQEPQLTSNEPFDVYTRQFSL; this comes from the exons ATGGTAAATTTTGTGGAATGTACCACTTGCCACACAACTTTACAACTCCCTCATGGTGCTCAATCGATACGCTGCACGGTCTGTCACGCAGTGATCGCTCGAACCACCTCTGGGGCTCAGAGGAGAGACCGGTTCTTAGCCTACATGAACCACTACGTTCCTCCGTCCGTGGGCCGCATACCACTGCCCGGTCCGACTCAGCTCCCTTCGGCTTTTGGTCGAAAGAGAGCATTGATTATTGGTATTACGTATAAGAGAACTAAAAATGAGCTTAAGGGATGTATCAACGATGCTAAATGTATGAAATACTTGCTTGTCAATCGGTTCAAGTTCCCACAAGAGTCTGTTCTCATGCTCACTG AAGAAGAAAGAGATCCATACAGAATTCCAACTAAATATAACATAAGAATGGCAATGCACTGGCTTATGCAAGGTGTTCAAGCAGGGGATTCTCTAGTGTTCCATTATTCTGGTCATGGCTTACAGCAAAGGAATTACACTGGAGATGAGGTTGATGGTTACGACGAAACACTTTGCCCATCGGATTTTCAAACACAGGGAATGATCGTCGATAATGAACTAAACGCGACACTTGTTAGGCCTCTTCCTCATGGTGCTAAGCTTCATGCTATTATAGATTCTTGTCACAGTGGTACTATGCTGGATTTACCATATTTTTGTAGGATGGACAG AACTGGGCGATATGCATGGGAAGACCATCGTCCTCGATCAGGAGCATGGAAAGGAACAAGTGGAGGAGAGGTCATATCCTTTAGTGGTTGTGATGATCATCAAAAGTCTGCAGATACAGAC AGTTTGTCCAAGGTCATTTCAACTGGTGCAATGACCTTCTCTTTCATTCAAGCTATTGAGCGCGGACAAGGAGCTACGTATGGGAGCATTCTGAATGCGATTAGATCTTCCATTCGCGGTTCTGATAGTGATTTGGGAGGCAAAATCGTCTCATCTCTTCTCTCAATGCTGATTACCGGAGGAAGTTTCAGCATTGGGATGAGACAG GAGCCCCAGTTGACTTCTAATGAGCCATTTGATGTGTACACCAGACAGTTTTCACTGTAA